In a genomic window of Candidatus Thiothrix sulfatifontis:
- a CDS encoding metalloregulator ArsR/SmtB family transcription factor, producing the protein MHTSEHSIMVNGIPIQEDDIEYASRSLKAASHPLRLKIMCLLSQHEMTVQDIVDHVGTSQSNVSQHLAIMRDKGLLSSHRVANRVYYCLAESRRALLQACSSLR; encoded by the coding sequence ATGCACACATCAGAACACAGTATTATGGTTAATGGTATTCCGATACAGGAAGACGACATTGAGTACGCCAGCCGTTCCCTTAAAGCTGCGTCTCACCCACTACGTTTAAAAATCATGTGCTTACTGTCGCAACATGAGATGACAGTTCAAGACATTGTGGATCATGTCGGCACCAGCCAAAGCAATGTTTCCCAACATTTAGCGATCATGCGCGACAAGGGCTTATTGTCTTCGCATCGGGTAGCTAATCGGGTGTATTACTGCCTCGCCGAATCCCGTCGTGCGCTGTTACAAGCGTGTTCTTCACTGCGTTAG
- a CDS encoding histidine kinase, which produces MQDRLHQQAEVDDAVATASRDSYWASQEGRPVIDLPWLAQVSLMVLIFTFTVIGAVYFWVTSSKAEYPWIAPVMTGLWLIAGAGVLSLLYWVWREFSKFGAELSRWAIRLRKGDFSARMPISGKSCPSRKIREQINAITEDYQALSRVQQKRMNRQEKYIAQKKRHLSVLYEVASCVNRADSLEDLLNRFLHTLTDVVHAEAATVRLLDRDGNMRLVSSIGLNAAVLKAEETLPLPSCLCGKAASEREIKMRSDVSRCNAILGKPLCAGKQDLEMLAIPLQYRDKILGVYNLFISQGRYDKLEDDELLLSIGQHLGMAIEKANSDEDMRTLSIMEERTRMAHELHDSLAQTLASLRFKVRLLDDSFNRGAEADMWHELEVLENTIDEAYAELRSLITDFRAPIDGKGILRAVERLTERFRQETTMEVFFYHNWALKDLSREVELEVIRIVQESLTNIRKHSQASTVRLLLHSSEEGKCSILVEDDGIGLPDPLPEPDPTTGEHIGLRIMQERAEKIGGEIQFESEPGEGTLIQLNFDAPPIKKLSDLFGA; this is translated from the coding sequence ATGCAAGATAGGCTGCACCAGCAGGCAGAAGTTGACGATGCCGTTGCGACGGCTTCACGCGACAGTTACTGGGCGAGTCAGGAAGGCCGCCCGGTTATTGATTTGCCTTGGTTGGCGCAAGTCAGCCTGATGGTATTGATTTTTACTTTCACGGTGATTGGTGCGGTCTATTTTTGGGTAACGAGCAGCAAAGCCGAATACCCTTGGATTGCGCCCGTCATGACAGGGTTGTGGTTGATTGCAGGTGCTGGCGTATTGTCCTTGCTGTATTGGGTGTGGCGCGAATTTTCCAAATTTGGCGCGGAACTGTCGCGTTGGGCGATTCGTTTGCGCAAAGGCGATTTCAGTGCGCGGATGCCGATTTCAGGAAAAAGTTGCCCGTCACGCAAAATCCGTGAGCAAATCAACGCGATTACCGAGGATTATCAAGCACTGTCACGGGTGCAGCAAAAGCGCATGAATCGGCAAGAAAAGTATATTGCCCAGAAAAAGCGCCACCTCAGCGTTCTCTACGAAGTTGCCAGTTGTGTGAACCGTGCTGACAGTTTGGAAGATTTACTGAACCGCTTTTTACACACACTCACTGACGTGGTGCACGCAGAAGCGGCGACGGTGCGTCTGTTGGATCGGGATGGCAATATGCGTCTGGTGTCGAGCATCGGTTTGAATGCCGCCGTGTTGAAAGCCGAAGAGACCTTGCCATTGCCCAGTTGCTTGTGCGGTAAAGCTGCCAGTGAGCGCGAAATCAAGATGCGTAGCGATGTTTCACGCTGCAACGCCATTTTGGGCAAGCCTTTGTGCGCGGGTAAACAAGATTTGGAAATGTTGGCGATTCCGTTGCAATACCGCGATAAAATCTTGGGCGTCTACAATTTGTTCATTAGCCAAGGGCGCTACGATAAATTAGAAGATGACGAGTTATTACTCAGTATCGGTCAACATCTGGGCATGGCGATCGAGAAAGCCAATAGCGATGAAGACATGCGCACCTTGTCAATCATGGAAGAACGCACCCGTATGGCGCACGAATTGCATGATTCGCTGGCACAAACGCTGGCAAGCTTGCGGTTCAAAGTGCGCCTGCTGGATGATTCTTTCAATCGTGGCGCGGAAGCAGACATGTGGCATGAGTTGGAGGTGTTGGAAAATACCATCGACGAAGCCTATGCTGAGTTACGCAGCCTGATTACCGATTTTCGTGCACCGATTGACGGCAAAGGTATTTTACGGGCGGTGGAGCGTTTGACCGAACGTTTCCGTCAAGAAACGACGATGGAAGTGTTTTTCTACCACAATTGGGCATTGAAAGATTTGTCCCGCGAAGTGGAATTGGAAGTCATCCGCATTGTACAAGAATCATTGACCAATATTCGCAAGCACAGCCAAGCTTCTACGGTGCGCTTATTGCTGCACAGCAGCGAAGAAGGCAAGTGCAGTATTTTGGTGGAAGACGACGGCATTGGCTTACCCGATCCACTGCCCGAACCCGACCCAACCACGGGCGAACACATCGGTTTGCGCATTATGCAAGAGCGTGCCGAGAAGATCGGTGGCGAGATACAGTTTGAAAGTGAGCCGGGTGAGGGTACACTGATACAACTGAATTTCGATGCACCCCCAATCAAGAAGCTGTCTGACTTGTTTGGTGCGTAA
- a CDS encoding CPBP family intramembrane metalloprotease, giving the protein MNTSYLSLARLGKNHWWRYVLGLLIIVIFWQLLGAIPLGIMVFVLLGDNDPSTNVDPTTLQFEGVSSLWFYLGINFTLLAMLLGVFVTVRFLHQRHFVSLITPLINIDWKLMFKGFAVFFSLIALATFLEALFQPTGYQMTFDATQFLIFLPIALVITPLQAAAEELLFRGYVMQWLGLFGRGAVMPVLVSSLLFMVAHLANPEVGADAYLIPLLYLSMGVFLAMITVKSNSLELAIGVHAANNLFTVLIMNYADSALPAPSLFTASDIEPMASLISLVVIAALFYWIMFVWQRHANIKI; this is encoded by the coding sequence GTGAACACAAGTTATCTAAGCCTAGCCCGTCTAGGCAAAAACCACTGGTGGCGTTATGTACTTGGCTTATTAATCATTGTGATTTTTTGGCAATTATTGGGTGCTATTCCGTTAGGAATCATGGTGTTTGTGTTACTGGGCGACAATGACCCTAGCACCAACGTTGATCCGACCACCTTGCAGTTTGAGGGAGTCAGTAGCTTGTGGTTCTATCTGGGGATTAATTTCACCCTGTTGGCGATGTTGCTGGGCGTGTTTGTGACGGTGCGCTTTTTACACCAACGCCACTTTGTTAGCCTCATAACACCCTTAATTAACATTGATTGGAAGCTGATGTTTAAAGGGTTTGCTGTGTTTTTCAGCCTGATAGCCCTGGCAACTTTCTTGGAAGCACTATTTCAGCCCACAGGGTATCAAATGACGTTTGATGCGACGCAATTCCTGATTTTCTTGCCGATTGCATTGGTAATTACGCCGCTTCAGGCGGCAGCAGAAGAATTGTTGTTCCGTGGTTACGTGATGCAATGGTTAGGTTTGTTTGGGCGTGGTGCTGTCATGCCGGTGTTGGTTTCTTCATTGCTTTTCATGGTGGCACACTTGGCAAATCCAGAGGTTGGTGCGGATGCTTATTTGATTCCCTTGCTGTATCTATCGATGGGCGTGTTTTTGGCGATGATCACGGTCAAAAGTAATTCTTTGGAGCTGGCGATCGGCGTGCACGCCGCCAATAATTTGTTTACCGTGTTGATTATGAATTATGCTGATTCTGCATTGCCAGCACCGTCACTGTTTACCGCCAGTGACATTGAGCCGATGGCGAGTTTGATCAGCCTTGTGGTCATTGCTGCCTTGTTCTATTGGATTATGTTTGTCTGGCAACGCCACGCTAATATTAAGATTTAA
- a CDS encoding iron-sulfur cluster assembly accessory protein, with the protein MITVTAAAATQVRTASVQGNAIGLPLRIAIQTKSDGGFHYLMGFDDQEKAGDQKIESEGVALVVDEASQPLAAGMTLDYVEIDGKLEFVFINPNDPNYRPPQA; encoded by the coding sequence ATGATCACCGTTACTGCCGCCGCCGCCACTCAAGTTCGTACCGCTTCGGTACAGGGCAATGCCATTGGTTTACCGTTACGCATTGCTATCCAAACAAAGTCGGACGGTGGATTTCATTACCTAATGGGGTTTGACGACCAGGAAAAAGCAGGCGACCAAAAAATAGAATCCGAAGGCGTGGCATTGGTGGTGGATGAGGCTTCTCAGCCATTGGCGGCGGGTATGACGCTGGATTACGTGGAAATCGATGGCAAACTGGAGTTTGTTTTCATTAATCCGAATGATCCTAACTACCGTCCACCGCAGGCGTAA
- the cobB gene encoding hydrogenobyrinic acid a,c-diamide synthase (glutamine-hydrolyzing), with product MARVFISATHKSSGKTTLSIGLCAALHAQGLRVQPFKKGPDYIDPLWLGAASQRPCHNLDFNTMTPAEIIQTVQHYSQNADIALIEANKGLYDGMALDGSDSNAAVAKLTQSPVILVVDSRGMTRGIAPLLLGYQAFDRDVNIAGIIFNRVGGARHAAKLRESVEHYTDIKVLGAVQNNPEMEIEERHLGLMPSNESGDAEQQIARIRELVAEQVDLRALLQIAGSAEDCEEGERWSPSSSSGLLRIGICQDPAFGFYYPGDLEALQQAGAQLIPINTLKDGALPDIDGLFIGGGFPETHMQQLAANTSMRESIRCAIDNGLPTYAECGGLMYLSRSLIWNGQQADMVGVIPGDAVMHTKPQGRGYVKLQETADMPWPGGDTLHTINAHEFHYSRLENLTATGKFAYRMRRGTGIDGQHDGWVYRNLLASYTHMRDTSQFRWAQRFVEFIRQTQRNPTA from the coding sequence ATGGCAAGAGTTTTTATTTCCGCAACCCACAAATCCTCCGGCAAAACCACACTGTCCATCGGTCTGTGTGCCGCTTTGCACGCGCAAGGTTTACGTGTCCAGCCGTTCAAAAAAGGCCCGGATTACATTGATCCGCTGTGGTTAGGGGCGGCGAGTCAGCGCCCTTGCCACAACCTCGATTTCAACACGATGACCCCGGCTGAAATCATCCAGACTGTGCAGCATTATTCGCAGAATGCCGATATTGCGCTGATCGAAGCCAATAAAGGGTTATACGACGGTATGGCGCTGGATGGTTCGGATAGCAATGCAGCGGTCGCTAAATTGACGCAATCCCCCGTTATTTTGGTGGTGGATTCACGCGGCATGACACGCGGCATTGCGCCGTTATTGCTCGGTTATCAAGCGTTTGATCGCGACGTAAACATTGCTGGAATCATTTTCAATCGTGTGGGCGGTGCTCGCCACGCCGCCAAGTTGCGTGAATCCGTCGAGCATTACACCGATATTAAGGTATTGGGCGCGGTACAAAATAATCCCGAAATGGAAATCGAAGAGCGCCATCTGGGGTTGATGCCGAGCAATGAGAGCGGTGATGCAGAACAGCAGATTGCGCGGATTCGGGAGCTAGTGGCAGAACAGGTGGATTTGCGGGCGTTGCTCCAGATTGCGGGGAGTGCGGAAGATTGTGAAGAGGGCGAACGGTGGTCGCCTTCTTCCTCTTCAGGATTGCTGCGCATCGGTATCTGTCAAGACCCCGCTTTTGGTTTTTATTACCCCGGCGATCTCGAAGCTTTGCAACAAGCCGGTGCACAACTTATCCCGATCAATACGCTAAAAGATGGCGCTTTGCCAGACATCGACGGTCTGTTCATCGGCGGTGGTTTTCCCGAAACTCACATGCAGCAATTGGCGGCGAATACGTCAATGCGTGAATCCATCCGCTGCGCCATCGACAACGGTTTGCCGACGTATGCGGAATGCGGCGGCTTAATGTACCTTTCCCGTAGCCTAATTTGGAACGGGCAACAGGCGGATATGGTGGGCGTGATTCCCGGTGATGCGGTCATGCATACCAAGCCGCAGGGTCGGGGATACGTGAAATTGCAAGAAACCGCCGATATGCCTTGGCCGGGTGGCGACACGTTGCACACCATTAATGCACACGAGTTCCACTATTCGCGGCTTGAGAATTTGACCGCAACGGGTAAATTCGCCTACCGTATGCGGCGCGGAACCGGCATTGATGGTCAACACGATGGCTGGGTCTACCGCAATTTGTTAGCTTCTTACACCCACATGCGCGATACCTCCCAATTCCGGTGGGCGCAGCGTTTTGTGGAATTTATCCGTCAAACTCAAAGGAACCCTACTGCATGA